Sequence from the Phragmites australis chromosome 6, lpPhrAust1.1, whole genome shotgun sequence genome:
CTCCTGGTTTCGGCGTCTCGCATCAAGAGCGGGATGAGAGAGATGGAACACACGAAGAGAAAATGGGAATGAAATTTTGAAGCTTTTGGATCGGAAGAGAATAAAATTTAAAGTTGTTGTTGAGGGTCTTTTTGGCCTTCGCTATTGGGGAACATGGACTTGGCAGAGGCGTGCCGGACAACTGGTTTTCAACATGTGGCATGCGGGTGGATGCGCTCGTGGAGAACTAGAGCTCGCCAAGGGCGTGAGGAAGATGAACTGCGGGATGAGAAAGAGCCACATGTGGCGGGTGCTAAAGGGGGCCGCAAGCTCGAGTCATGGAGGATGGTCTCGAAATAGTTCCCCAATAAGTCATACACAAAAACGCAGCAGTCAGAAAAAGAGAGTAGGGTTTCCTATAAAAGAAAACATGTCCTTACGATTCAAGGCGCATTTGGTTCGATGCCGACAGGTACCCCGCCAAAAGTTGGCGCGGCCAGCTAGCTTGGGCTAGCGTTTTGTTTGGTGTTTGGCCCCCGCGAATTAGCTCACCACACGAACCCCGCCAAAAGTTGGTGCGGCCAGCTAGTTTGGGCTGGCGTTTTGTTTGCCACCTGCGAATTAGCTCACCTACGCGCCAACACTAGTTAATTTCCATACTGGGGGCGGCGAAAACCTCCACGTGTTGACGTGTTGGGCTTAGGCACGAACCAAACGTGTCCTTTGAGCAGAGCAGCTCTGGAGAACATGAGTCGCCTCGTTAGGTAACATGAAAATTGAGCAACAAAAAAGGGAAAACCAAAATGCAGTCTGCTCACCTCCAGTTACTCATGAACCAATTAGCTTCCAAGATAGTTTGTCAGAAACTGGGGTAGAACAAAATGTTGCAGAAAGAAAGAGCAGGAAATAACAAGACAACCGCCAATACTCAAAATTGAGTAACCAAATTAATTTGCAATCTAATCCAGGCTTCAGACACACAAGCACAGACATCACATAAGAACTTGCCCTATACACCCAGACGGTCCTCCCAACACAAATTAGGCAATGACGCAATTTTCTTGCTTATTGTCCATAGTTCCATATAGTCCGCTGACTGGCTTCCACGCTACAAGAAAACAAGACAACACACAGAAGAACATTTAGAGATTCACAGGACAAAGAGGAACGAAACACAAGCCATGACTAAAGTCAATTGACGGCGAGAACCAGTTAATATGAACAACTCTCCTAATGTTTCGACATTTTTCAGTCGAAAACAATAATCAGAGGACTAGTTTGGCAAGGCGTCTGGAAACCTCCATATGCACCACCGCCATCTTTCTACAGACCCAGCATCGCCTTGCTTGCCCCTGCCTCCCTATCTGCTGAAACCACGGGTCCAGATGGCGTTGGAGATTTCATGGAGAGTGGAGCCACTATCTGTGGGGTAGCAACTGCAGCTTGCCCCGTCATTGTCACACCCTTGATTAGTGCTGCATGGTTCGGAACTACGGTTGCTATGCGGCAGACGCCCATTTGTTGTGCGCTGCTTCCAGCAATAGCTGCTGTGGTGACATTCTCCTGGGAGAGCTCAGATGGCTTGTCTGCCTTTTTGGGTTTCTTGGTCCGACGTCGCTTTTCTTTGGAGGCGGGCAAAGCTTCAGGGATAGCATTGTCATCACTCAACAAACTCTTCCTATGGATAGAGCAGAAATCTGTACCCCATTTTGCGCTCGTACCACATCCTTGGAACTTGCACCGACTGCCCCCACCATGCTTAATGCAGAAATCTGTCCGTCCTTGTGCACTCTTTGTACATCCTTCGGATTTGCACCGCCTTCCGCCACCATGCCTGATGCAGTAATCTGTATTCCCTTGTGCACCCTTCACACACCCTTCAAATTTGCATCTCTTGCCACCACCATGCCTCACGCAGCGGTCACGACGGCCTTGGCCACATGCTGCATTTGGGCATCCAGGGATAACACaccgcttccctcctccatggCCAATGCATAAAGGCGTGCCTCCATGTCCACCTCTTGGACAGCCCCGTACCATGCAGCCCTTGCTAACACAACTATGTAACCTACAGTAGATTGTGTTCTCCTGTGCCTGCTTGCTGCAGTTTTCATGCTTACAAAGCATGCCTGCCCCACGGAAGACATATTGTGTAGTCTCACCCTGAGTGTTCCCAGAACTATCCTTTAGTTTACATCGATCATCCCCTTCATACTTGACATGTACCTCTTGCTCAGAGTATGTCACTGTACTGGAAACAGGTTCGTTAAACTGGCTGCCTTTAACAGGGGGCACGAATAAACCTGAGCTCTCCTGTGCACTCTGGAGGTGACTAAGCTGGTGGCGTGACAGCCCTCCACTATGAATTTTGCAGTACACTAGCTCTCCATCGACAACATCGTTGCACCCAGGTTCCTGGCAACATTTTCTAACTGTTTCGCAGGAAATCGATAAATTAGAAATCTATAAATTATAATGAATATAAATTTGAAACAAAAATGGCGCACAAAGAAAATCTGATagaaaaaacaccaagaactaaAACACAACTGGTAATTGATTAGCTCCAGAACCAATGAGGAAAGTTATCTATCAACCAACACAAGCACATGAAATCTAGAGGTAGGTCCCACATAGAACATGTCAGCTAAT
This genomic interval carries:
- the LOC133922203 gene encoding probable WRKY transcription factor 19 isoform X1, with the translated sequence MFGTSAEKKNTFMGHDHMACIKMHMAEDSLGVRKCCQEPGCNDVVDGELVYCKIHSGGLSRHQLSHLQSAQESSGLFVPPVKGSQFNEPVSSTVTYSEQEVHVKYEGDDRCKLKDSSGNTQGETTQYVFRGAGMLCKHENCSKQAQENTIYCRLHSCVSKGCMVRGCPRGGHGGTPLCIGHGGGKRCVIPGCPNAACGQGRRDRCVRHGGGKRCKFEGCVKGAQGNTDYCIRHGGGRRCKSEGCTKSAQGRTDFCIKHGGGSRCKFQGCGTSAKWGTDFCSIHRKSLLSDDNAIPEALPASKEKRRRTKKPKKADKPSELSQENVTTAAIAGSSAQQMGVCRIATVVPNHAALIKGVTMTGQAAVATPQIVAPLSMKSPTPSGPVVSADREAGASKAMLGL
- the LOC133922203 gene encoding probable WRKY transcription factor 19 isoform X2 → MGHDHMACIKMHMAEDSLGVRKCCQEPGCNDVVDGELVYCKIHSGGLSRHQLSHLQSAQESSGLFVPPVKGSQFNEPVSSTVTYSEQEVHVKYEGDDRCKLKDSSGNTQGETTQYVFRGAGMLCKHENCSKQAQENTIYCRLHSCVSKGCMVRGCPRGGHGGTPLCIGHGGGKRCVIPGCPNAACGQGRRDRCVRHGGGKRCKFEGCVKGAQGNTDYCIRHGGGRRCKSEGCTKSAQGRTDFCIKHGGGSRCKFQGCGTSAKWGTDFCSIHRKSLLSDDNAIPEALPASKEKRRRTKKPKKADKPSELSQENVTTAAIAGSSAQQMGVCRIATVVPNHAALIKGVTMTGQAAVATPQIVAPLSMKSPTPSGPVVSADREAGASKAMLGL